The Raphanus sativus cultivar WK10039 chromosome 6, ASM80110v3, whole genome shotgun sequence sequence CAAGAACTCGAAAAACTAGAGAGATCCTCAGGTTCTTGAATCTGAATATGCGGTTCTTGATGATGATTACGGAACACAGCCAATTGCTGAACAACCATCTCCAACTCGTTTTTTGAGTATTCGATCTGGTACTGAAGCTTTCTAATGATGCTATAGCATCCTTCGATGGGATCATTGGCACGTGCATCGGATTGAAACATGATTGTATACATAGCGGCGTCTTTATCAGGAGGGCTAAGGTCTTTGATGATCTTGGTGATGTTGCTTACACCAAAGAGCTTATGCGCGTTGAGGAATTGTCGGTGACGGTCGTGAGGGAAGTAAGGAGCGAGAAGACAATCAGGAGCACATTTTCTACGTTGGTATTTGCAAGCCGCGCATGCTTGGTTTgtggtgttgttgttgttgctggtGCTGCTTGAAGGTTTTAATGGTGTTGGTTTGGGATGTAATGAGAagacagaagaagaaggtttGCCTGAtggcatttttttgttttgttttgatggGTTTGCGAGTTATCGGTTCCTTAGTTTTCTCCTGGTGGAAAGGAATTACAGGAGAATGGAGAGAAAATGAGGGAGGAGAGACAAGATGATATAAGAGAGAGGCaatgagatgagagagagaaagagaaagaaagagattttGACCTATTCAAAGTCATGGGGCTAGTGTCTATATTTAGAAAAGTGATAGAAAGTGAAACATGGTCATGTTCTTCTAATggtgaaaaatagaaaatatgacTGGAATTTACTAAAAATTGGATATGTATAGGTTATGATATTATGTGTTTGGATGTAATAATAAGAAGATAAAAGTATATATGGTTAGATGAGTTTGCGTTACCGGCTAttaaaatccttttttttttccttcgtCTGCAACCGCTTTTCTCTTGCTCATATGCATCATTAACAAGTTCTTGGATCCAACGCAATAACCATAAACTTAACAAGGTTTATTTTTAGGGTTAAACTTTCATTTACAGCTTAGATTCAAAACAAACTAACATGCATAATGGAAAACAAACCTAACCTTGTCGAACACCGAACCTTCCTAGGATTTTGGCCTGTTGGGGAAGAAATATGTGAGTTTGTAAATGGTGCGAGATGGAAACTAAAGGAAAACAAAAtacaattgtttattttatttcttcctcttctgGCTTCTTTGACTTAGGATGTGAGACAAGCTTCCATGTTGTAGAAGAGTCTGAAACCAGAAAAGCAAAGAACGATACAAGTTGGTCAAAACAGTAACAAATGCAACAAATTTTCCCGGTTGGTTGGTTTGCATGGTTTGCAGTTGCACTGAGCTTGGAACATAAGAAGAGCACATACGTGGGCGGCAGAACTGGTCGGCCataaatccaaaattttcaatatacTTATGAGTTATGAGCTTTTCCCATATTCACAGATTTGAAGTATCCATCTTGTCCAATTATGTTGGTTTTTTTGTTGAGCACTATCCCTTCTTTACAACTCTCCAGATCGACAACCACAACAACTTTCTTCTCTTCGTCAATGAAGAAACTCCCAGCTTGATTACCATCCATACAACCGTAGGTGATCCTTAAGAACTTGCTCCATGAAACCTCACATGGATCAATCTTATTCGTGACCCAAATCTCTAATGAGTCAGCCAGCTTTCATGCAATACCGCAAGCTGCTCTTCTCTAACACAAGATAGAGAGAAAAGTTTATCTATACCATGAGATTTAAACGGCAGAGGCAACCGCTTTCCAAATCTCTCTGTTGTAAAATCAAAAGAGAGTATATACTCAATATTGTTTCCTCTTATCCGTATTTTCTCTCCagccaaaaaataaatatatcccTTCAAAGACACAACACG is a genomic window containing:
- the LOC108810861 gene encoding LOB domain-containing protein 22-like, with translation MPSGKPSSSVFSLHPKPTPLKPSSSTSNNNNTTNQACAACKYQRRKCAPDCLLAPYFPHDRHRQFLNAHKLFGVSNITKIIKDLSPPDKDAAMYTIMFQSDARANDPIEGCYSIIRKLQYQIEYSKNELEMVVQQLAVFRNHHQEPHIQIQEPEDLSSFSSSCDLNNNNNSIPYSYPLHHVQEPIQQQQEQQQYCSSGNFNGLQEDMWCLQLQDSSTTVNMKGGFIDECEDIKPVEEVSSETHEFEHHHDGLVEEPYIISS